The genomic stretch ATCTATTGCTTGGGATGAAGATGTAGTTACACGTTTTAAAGCTATTAATTTTGAAGTAATTGAAATAGATGGACATAATTTTGAAGAAATAGAAGCAGCATTTGTACAAGCAAAAGCAGCTACAAAACCTGTATTAATTAAAGCAAATACTGCTATTGGTAAAGGTGCTGCAACGATGGAAGGTTCACACCATACTCATGGTGCACCACTTGGAGATGATGAAATAGCAGCTTCGAAAGTAAACGCTGGTTTTGATCCTTTGGAAAAATTTGTAATTTCATCTGATGTAAAAGCTGCTTTTGATAAAACAAAAAGTGGTCAAGATCTTGTATCTGCATGGGATACTTCTTTAAATGCAGAAGATAAAGCTAAAATAAAAACCTATACGAACCCTGATTTTTCTAGTATTGAATATCCCTCTTTTGAAGCAGATACTTCTGTTGCAACAAGAGATTCCAATCATAAAATTTTAAATGCAATTGCAGCTGCAATACCAGGTTTTATGGGTGGATCAGCTGATTTAGCACCTTCAAATAAAACAGAATTAAAAGGCATGGGAGATTATCCTCATGGTAAGAATCTGCATTTTGGAATCAAAGAGCATGCTATGGCATCTATTTGTAATGCTATGAATTTATATGGTTTATTCAGAGTTTTTTCCGCAACATTTTTTGTATTTTCTGATTATTTAAAACCAGCAGCAAGAATTGCAGCGTTAGCTTCTATTCCTCAACATTTCGTTTGGACTCATGATTCAATTGGTGTTGGTGAAGATGGACCAACACATCAACCAATTGAGCACTTATCTCAATTTAGAGCCTTACCTAATTTTTATGTTTTTAGACCAGCTGATGCTACTGAAAATGTAGAGTCATGGAAAAAAGCCTTAACGCTGAATGCTCCTAGTGCATTTGTATGTTCACGACAAGGATTAAAAGTTCTTAAAAATGAAAGAGCTTTTGGAAATGTTGAAAATGGTGCTTATTTGCTTAAAAAAAGAGACAATGCAAGTATTACTATTATGGCTTCTGGAAGTGAATTAATGTTAGCGTTACAAACATCTTGTGAATTAGAAAAAGAGGGTGTTTTAGCTAATGTGGTTTCTGTTCCTTGTTATGATTTATTTATAGAACAAGATAAAGAATACATTTCAAGTGTAATTGATAAAAATACAAAAGTATTTGCTATTGAAGCGGGACGTGCGCTGGAATATTATAGATTTGCTGATGTTGTATATGGAATGGATACTTTTGGTGCTTCTGGACCTGCTCCTGAATTATTCGAGCACTTTGGATTTACAGTACCTTCAATTAAAGCTAAAATTTTAGCTGACTTAAAAGACTAAACTTAATAAAACAAGCTTTTGGCTTGTTTTATTAATATGTACAATTTATCCTATCTATTGTAGCTTTTTGCTATTCTTATCCTGTTTTATTTTTTGTAAACTCTTTATAAGGAAATCAAATGAAACACTTATTACTTAAAATTACTTATTATTTTGTTTATCTAAATTATAACGTATCAAAAAAAATCTGTTTGTTTTTTGAAGAATGGGAACATGACTTAATGACAAAACGTATTCTTCTTTTGGATGAAAAATGAAAAGCCTAAGTATTGAAAATATCTTTGCAGGAAAAATAAAAGATATAAAAGATACCAAGGGAAAAAAATATCAAAGTTCTTATAAAAAAGAGCCAATTACTGAAGAGGTTTTTGTTACTTTTTTAGGATTAAAAAATGATACTCAAACAGATAAAGGACATCACGGAGGTTTTGATAAAGCCATTTGTGTTTATTCTAAAAAGAATTATGCTTATTTTAAAAAGACCTATAATATTGATTTACCCTTATGTGCTTTTGGCGAGAATATTACTCTTTCTAATACGGATGATAAAGATATTTGTTTGGGGGATCAATATTCAAATGGAAGTTTGATTGTAGAAGTATCTCAACCCAGACAACCATGTTGGAAAATATCTTCTATTTTAAATATTAAAAAACTCACGTCTCTTGTTGTAAAAGAGGCTAAAACGGGATTTTATTTTAGAGTGATAAAAGAAGGTTATTTATACCAAGATAAACCCTTAGAGCTTATATTAAGACCTCATAAAGATATTAATATAGAGTTTATTAATCAAGCACACCTTACTCGTAATGAAAAAGATATTGAGTGTATTTTAGAATGTAAAGTGTTAGCAGGTGCTTTTAGGATTTTTTTAGAGAAAAAAATTAAAAATAAGAAAAATATTGTACTTGAAAAATGGCAAGAAGAGGGCTACTAAAAGTTAAGTACTCTTGTATTAAACAAAAGAGATTTATACAGCGCTAAAATAAACAAACATATGCACTTTACAAACTTACATCTATATATCAACATATCTTGATATATAATAAATATTTGGTTATACTTCCTTAAATTATAAGGATGAAGATGGATGTGTTTTTAAAAACTACTGCTGCGTTAAACGATCCTACTCGAATAAAAATCCTTCAATTTATAAATCTTCATGGGAAATTATGCGTTTGTGATTTAGAAATATCCTTTGATATGATTCAATCACGTTTGTCAAGGCATTTAAAAATCTTAAAAGAAGCAGGATTTCTAAGCGTAAAAAGAGAAGGACGATGGGCTTTTTATGAAATACGTTCTCCTCAAGATCAATTTAGAAATGAATGCATAAAAGAAATTATGTATTTAGAATTAGATTTACCAAAACTTAAAAAAAATTGTAAAACATCATAAAATAGAAGGAAAAAAATGGAAGATTGTTTATTTGTATATGGAACATTAATGCCTAATTGTCCCAATGGACATGTATTAGAAGAAATTGTAGGAAAGTTTGTACCTGCAACAGTAAGAGGAAAATTAAAAGATCAAGGTTGGTCTGCTTCTATGGGTTATCCTGGTATTACTTTAGATGAGACCAGAGATACTATTCATGGTTTTTTGTTCTATTCTAGTAACTTGATAAATCATTGGGAAAAACTTGATATTTTTGAAGGGGATGAATTCGAACGTCTTGAAGTCTGTGTTGAACGATATGATGAGTTTGAAGTTGATACGTATATTTATGTCTTAAAAAGTGTGGATACTTTTGAAGATGACAATGTCTAATACAAGTAAAAAAGGAAGAGTATGATACTTGCCTCCTCTTTATTTATAATAACACTTATTTTTGTTATTTGGCAACCTAAAGATCTTCAAATAGGAACATCTGCTGTTATTGGGGCAATTGTTGCTTTACTTTTAGGAGTGGTATCATTTTCGGATGTACTAATTGTTAGTTCTATAGTTTGGGATGCCACCTTAAGTTTTATTGGAATCATTATTTTATCTATGGTTTTAGATGAAATTGGTTTTTTTGAATGGTGTGCTTTGAAAATGGCAAAAGTATCGAATGGAAATGGACACAAAATGTTTGTTTATTCTATTTTATTAGGGGCTTTTGTTTCTGCTATTTTTGCAAATGATGGAGCAGCACTAATATTAACGCCTATTTTATTAGCAAAAATGAAAATACTAAAACTTAATATGAAAAGTATTGTTGCTTTTTTATTAGCAGGGGGATTTATATCTGATTCTGCTTCTTTACCTTTTATTTTCTCTAATCTTACTAATATTGTTACCGCAAATTATTTTAATATTGGTTTTATGGAATACCTAAGTATTATGATTGTTCCTTATCTTGTTAGTGTTGTAGCTTCAATAGTTTTTTTATGGTTAATTTTACGAAAAGATATACCTAAAGAAGTTGATATTTCTTTATTAAAAGAACCTAGAACAGCTATTAAGAACATAACATTATTTTATATTTCTTGGGTATTTTTACTTGTATTGTTAGTGGGATACTTTATTGGTGATATTTATGATTTACCAGTAAGTGTATTTGCTTTAGGGGGAGGATTATTATTTTTACTTATTGCAACAGCATTTAAAAGTGTTAAACCCCTACATATTATAAAAGAAGCTCCATGGCAAATTGTATGGTTTTCTATTGGTTTGTATATTGTTGTGTATGGTTTGAAAAATGCTGGTTTAACGGATTACCTAGAAGTAGTTTTAAAAAACATAGCATCCCAAGGTGATGTATTTGCTATTGTTGCTACTGGTTTTTTATCGGCATTTTTATCAGCCATTATGAATAATATGCCAACCATTATGATTATGGATATAGCTTTGGAAAATATACCTAATACGGCTTTAGTATATGCAAATATTATTGGTTCAAACTTAGGACCCAAAATGACACCTTTTGGTTCTTTAGCAACACTTCTTTGGTTACATGTATTGGCAAAAAAAGGAATTAATATCTCTTTTTTACAATACAGTAAATTTGGATTTATTATAACGCCACCTGTGTTACTAATCGTATTACTTGCTTTGGCTTATAGTTATTAATTTATAAATAAAAGGAAAAAAATGAACACAGATAAAAAAATATTAATTTTATGTACAGGGAATTCGTGTAGAAGTATTATTGCGGAAGCTTTAATTAATGCTAACTTAGATGGTTATAGCGCTGATTCCTCAGGAGTAAAAGCAAGTGGAAAAGTCAATTCAAATGCGATTAAATTATTAAAAGAAAAAAAAATCTGGTTAGATTCTTATTATTCCAAAACGTTGGATGTTGTTATAAATAATGCTTATGATTTAGTAGTTACTGTATGCTCAAACGCTAAAGAAACATGCCCTATTTTCCCAAAAGCAGTAAAAACAATTCATGTTGGTTTTGAAGATCCCGATGGTTCCTCTTTTGATTCTTTTGTTAAAACGTATAATGATATTGAAGAAGTGTTATTACCTAAAGTAATAGAAGCACTAAAATAATGATGAAATGTAAAACCTTAACAATATATGATCCTGCTATGTGTTGTCCCACAGGTGTGTGTGGAACTGACATTGATGTTACACTTTTGCAATTAGCAAACTTCTTAAGTTCATTAAACAAAAAAAACTTTGAAGTTAATAGATATAGTTTAACAACTAATCCAGCAGAGTATGTATTAAATAAAAGTGTTTCAAGACTTTTACAGGATGAAGGTGTTTCGTGTTTACCATTATTTTTCTTAGACGATGAGCTAATTCTATCAAAAGAATATCCAAGTGTTCCTAGCTTAAGTGCTAAACTTGGT from Campylobacteraceae bacterium encodes the following:
- a CDS encoding winged helix-turn-helix transcriptional regulator, which gives rise to MDVFLKTTAALNDPTRIKILQFINLHGKLCVCDLEISFDMIQSRLSRHLKILKEAGFLSVKREGRWAFYEIRSPQDQFRNECIKEIMYLELDLPKLKKNCKTS
- a CDS encoding arsenate reductase ArsC; amino-acid sequence: MNTDKKILILCTGNSCRSIIAEALINANLDGYSADSSGVKASGKVNSNAIKLLKEKKIWLDSYYSKTLDVVINNAYDLVVTVCSNAKETCPIFPKAVKTIHVGFEDPDGSSFDSFVKTYNDIEEVLLPKVIEALK
- a CDS encoding arsenic transporter, producing the protein MILASSLFIITLIFVIWQPKDLQIGTSAVIGAIVALLLGVVSFSDVLIVSSIVWDATLSFIGIIILSMVLDEIGFFEWCALKMAKVSNGNGHKMFVYSILLGAFVSAIFANDGAALILTPILLAKMKILKLNMKSIVAFLLAGGFISDSASLPFIFSNLTNIVTANYFNIGFMEYLSIMIVPYLVSVVASIVFLWLILRKDIPKEVDISLLKEPRTAIKNITLFYISWVFLLVLLVGYFIGDIYDLPVSVFALGGGLLFLLIATAFKSVKPLHIIKEAPWQIVWFSIGLYIVVYGLKNAGLTDYLEVVLKNIASQGDVFAIVATGFLSAFLSAIMNNMPTIMIMDIALENIPNTALVYANIIGSNLGPKMTPFGSLATLLWLHVLAKKGINISFLQYSKFGFIITPPVLLIVLLALAYSY
- a CDS encoding gamma-glutamylcyclotransferase, whose amino-acid sequence is MEDCLFVYGTLMPNCPNGHVLEEIVGKFVPATVRGKLKDQGWSASMGYPGITLDETRDTIHGFLFYSSNLINHWEKLDIFEGDEFERLEVCVERYDEFEVDTYIYVLKSVDTFEDDNV
- the tkt gene encoding transketolase; the encoded protein is MHMSLLQKQADTIRFLAADMVQKANSGHPGAPMGLADIATVLSTHLNISPTNSKWLNRDRLVFSGGHASALIYSLLHLWGFDLSIDDMKQFRQTHSLTPGHPEFGHTHGIEITTGPLGQGIANAVGFSMASKYAQNVLGKDVINHKVYCFCGDGDLQEGLSYEATSTAGHQKLDNLVIIYDSNNITIEGDTSIAWDEDVVTRFKAINFEVIEIDGHNFEEIEAAFVQAKAATKPVLIKANTAIGKGAATMEGSHHTHGAPLGDDEIAASKVNAGFDPLEKFVISSDVKAAFDKTKSGQDLVSAWDTSLNAEDKAKIKTYTNPDFSSIEYPSFEADTSVATRDSNHKILNAIAAAIPGFMGGSADLAPSNKTELKGMGDYPHGKNLHFGIKEHAMASICNAMNLYGLFRVFSATFFVFSDYLKPAARIAALASIPQHFVWTHDSIGVGEDGPTHQPIEHLSQFRALPNFYVFRPADATENVESWKKALTLNAPSAFVCSRQGLKVLKNERAFGNVENGAYLLKKRDNASITIMASGSELMLALQTSCELEKEGVLANVVSVPCYDLFIEQDKEYISSVIDKNTKVFAIEAGRALEYYRFADVVYGMDTFGASGPAPELFEHFGFTVPSIKAKILADLKD
- a CDS encoding MOSC domain-containing protein, which gives rise to MKSLSIENIFAGKIKDIKDTKGKKYQSSYKKEPITEEVFVTFLGLKNDTQTDKGHHGGFDKAICVYSKKNYAYFKKTYNIDLPLCAFGENITLSNTDDKDICLGDQYSNGSLIVEVSQPRQPCWKISSILNIKKLTSLVVKEAKTGFYFRVIKEGYLYQDKPLELILRPHKDINIEFINQAHLTRNEKDIECILECKVLAGAFRIFLEKKIKNKKNIVLEKWQEEGY
- the arsD gene encoding arsenite efflux transporter metallochaperone ArsD yields the protein MMKCKTLTIYDPAMCCPTGVCGTDIDVTLLQLANFLSSLNKKNFEVNRYSLTTNPAEYVLNKSVSRLLQDEGVSCLPLFFLDDELILSKEYPSVPSLSAKLGLSSFVAKL